The proteins below are encoded in one region of Tolumonas auensis DSM 9187:
- the nadE gene encoding NAD(+) synthase, with protein MRQTLTIATASINTTPLDLDGNLALIRAAVADAVQQQADVLLLPELALTGYGCEDMFFSADWVSGVPAYLSQLAETLPPSMMVAVGFPLLITGGQVFNAVALLSQYQVHGVVCKQHLARNGIHYEPRWFTPWPAGEVMTLELAGQHVPVGDIVFEVEGIRLGFEICEDSWVASRPGRSLYERQVDVIMNPSASHFALGKQKVRRQFVCEGSRAYGAVYVYTNLLGCEAGRAVYDGDAMIASNGELVMSSDRLSFAPWRVQSATVDIGLNRSQRMISSQRLQPAEQRGIVIVPFDWQEEDYHRALSPQTTFADEDPHAAACRAIALGLWDWQRKTYTSGYALSLSGGADSALCGTLVWFAQVQAVLTLGEEAYAQTLAQGRINVALRGDKPLLAWIHDDVMPNVLTTVYQGSAHSGNVTRNAAAGLADEMGALHYDWSIAELVAGYLKLVNDLTPDDPMTWERDDLALQNIQARVRSPGIWLIANRQNKLLMATSNLSEASVGYCTMDGDTSGVLSPIGGVSKSRVLQINRYIMEQGIPLQDSPDLPRLALAAMEAIVNQAPTAELRPVEQTDEADLMPYPVMDAIRRINQTQNVTPKGVLQVLLRGEYAQMYSKEQLVAWIKRYFGLYCRNQWKRERIAASFHIEADSADPKTYRRFPILANQLKRELAEMEAFARQL; from the coding sequence ATGCGTCAAACACTGACAATCGCCACCGCCAGTATTAATACGACTCCGTTAGATCTGGACGGAAATCTGGCATTAATCCGCGCCGCCGTCGCTGATGCGGTACAACAGCAGGCCGATGTACTCTTGTTACCGGAGCTGGCTCTGACCGGTTACGGTTGCGAGGATATGTTTTTTTCCGCTGACTGGGTGTCGGGAGTACCGGCCTATCTGAGTCAGCTGGCTGAGACATTACCGCCGTCGATGATGGTGGCAGTCGGTTTCCCGTTACTGATCACCGGCGGACAGGTTTTTAATGCGGTGGCGCTGCTGAGTCAGTATCAAGTCCACGGTGTGGTCTGTAAACAGCATCTGGCGCGTAATGGTATTCACTATGAACCACGCTGGTTTACGCCCTGGCCGGCAGGTGAAGTGATGACGCTGGAACTGGCCGGTCAGCATGTGCCGGTCGGCGATATCGTGTTTGAAGTCGAAGGCATTCGTCTGGGCTTTGAGATCTGTGAAGACTCCTGGGTCGCATCACGGCCGGGTCGCAGTCTGTATGAACGTCAGGTCGACGTGATCATGAATCCTTCCGCCAGCCATTTCGCGCTGGGTAAACAGAAGGTCCGCCGTCAGTTTGTCTGTGAAGGTTCCCGTGCTTACGGTGCTGTGTATGTCTATACCAACCTGCTGGGCTGTGAAGCCGGGCGTGCGGTGTATGACGGCGATGCGATGATCGCCAGTAATGGTGAGCTGGTGATGAGTTCAGACCGTTTAAGTTTTGCGCCATGGCGGGTGCAGTCGGCAACCGTGGATATCGGCCTGAACCGTTCACAACGCATGATCAGCAGTCAGCGTCTGCAGCCGGCAGAACAGCGCGGTATTGTGATTGTGCCATTTGACTGGCAAGAGGAAGATTACCATCGCGCATTATCACCACAAACGACGTTTGCCGATGAAGATCCGCATGCCGCTGCCTGTCGTGCCATTGCACTGGGGCTGTGGGACTGGCAGCGTAAAACCTACACCAGCGGCTATGCCTTAAGCTTAAGTGGCGGTGCTGATTCCGCCCTGTGCGGTACGCTGGTCTGGTTTGCGCAGGTACAGGCGGTGCTGACGTTAGGTGAGGAAGCGTATGCTCAGACGCTGGCGCAGGGCCGGATCAATGTTGCTCTGCGTGGTGATAAGCCACTGCTGGCGTGGATCCACGATGATGTGATGCCAAATGTGCTGACCACGGTTTATCAGGGTTCGGCGCATAGCGGTAATGTGACCCGTAATGCCGCTGCCGGTCTGGCGGATGAGATGGGTGCATTGCACTATGACTGGTCGATTGCCGAGCTGGTGGCCGGTTATCTGAAGCTGGTCAACGATCTGACACCGGATGATCCGATGACCTGGGAACGCGACGATCTGGCACTGCAGAATATTCAGGCGCGGGTGCGTTCACCGGGGATCTGGCTGATTGCCAACCGGCAGAACAAGCTGCTGATGGCCACATCCAACCTGTCGGAAGCCAGTGTTGGTTACTGCACCATGGATGGCGATACCTCCGGTGTGCTGTCACCGATTGGCGGGGTCAGTAAATCCCGCGTGCTGCAGATCAACCGCTACATCATGGAGCAGGGCATTCCGCTGCAGGACAGTCCGGACTTGCCACGTCTGGCATTAGCGGCGATGGAAGCGATCGTGAATCAGGCGCCGACTGCAGAATTGCGCCCGGTGGAACAGACTGACGAAGCCGACCTGATGCCGTATCCGGTGATGGATGCGATCCGCCGGATTAATCAGACGCAGAACGTCACGCCGAAAGGGGTGCTGCAGGTGTTGCTGCGTGGCGAATATGCGCAGATGTATTCCAAGGAACAACTGGTCGCATGGATCAAACGTTACTTCGGTCTTTATTGCCGCAACCAGTGGAAACGTGAACGCATTGCGGCCAGTTTCCATATTGAAGCTGACAGTGCCGATCCGAAAACCTATCGCCGTTTCCCGATTTTGGCGAATCAGCTGAAACGCGAACTGGCGGAGATGGAGGCGTTTGCACGCCAGCTCTGA
- a CDS encoding NUDIX hydrolase gives MISTIDTVLLRIADNELQVLLWQRPQDSRAYPDAWALPGGWVSEEQDQTLELATCRILEQKAGLKPDYIEQVATIGNRTRDPDGWSMTVLHLALIRFSCSESTQTNTRWISVDAVRNKALTLAFDHAELLDKALERLSTKARYSTLPLYLAEQELKLPELQRIYEVVLGNPLHKRAFRERILSAEVLEDTGIRIQGRGSPATIYRYQPDCAVRLFDRMMQGAMGESISE, from the coding sequence ATGATCAGCACGATAGATACGGTATTGCTGCGGATTGCCGATAACGAACTGCAGGTTCTGCTCTGGCAACGGCCGCAGGATAGCCGGGCTTATCCCGATGCCTGGGCGCTGCCCGGCGGCTGGGTATCGGAAGAGCAGGATCAGACACTGGAACTGGCCACCTGCCGGATACTGGAACAGAAAGCGGGTCTGAAACCCGATTATATTGAACAGGTTGCCACGATAGGCAACAGAACACGCGATCCTGACGGCTGGTCAATGACGGTACTGCATCTGGCGTTGATCCGTTTCAGTTGTTCTGAATCCACGCAAACGAATACCCGCTGGATTTCGGTGGATGCGGTACGCAATAAAGCGCTGACGCTGGCATTTGATCATGCGGAACTGCTGGATAAAGCACTGGAACGGCTGAGCACCAAGGCCCGTTACAGTACGCTGCCGCTTTATCTGGCCGAACAGGAACTGAAACTGCCGGAATTACAGCGCATCTACGAGGTTGTACTGGGGAATCCGTTACATAAACGTGCTTTCCGCGAACGGATTTTAAGTGCGGAGGTACTGGAAGATACCGGCATCCGCATTCAGGGAAGAGGTTCCCCGGCGACTATTTACCGCTATCAGCCCGACTGCGCAGTGCGCCTGTTTGACCGGATGATGCAGGGCGCGATGGGCGAGTCGATCAGTGAATGA
- a CDS encoding CerR family C-terminal domain-containing protein — translation MMLIPSLTDPRSEATRQRLIDTGLELFGRYGFDGVTTRQLANAAQVNQAAIPYHFGGKEGVYLAVAEQIAANIGPQIRELQTQAESRLSAESPQSLLLEMTLKLAEIAFAPEHQKSWFILLTREQFHPTAASEILYTGFMQPAHDMIGKLIARITSDEAESEDNILLAHAYLGQLIGFAIGKATLSRRLDWPLEFTPAEWQQVKATIARFSRATIAGMTPGAD, via the coding sequence ATGATGCTGATCCCCTCTCTGACCGATCCCCGCAGTGAAGCTACGCGGCAACGGCTGATTGATACCGGACTGGAGCTGTTCGGTCGTTATGGGTTTGATGGCGTAACCACCCGTCAGCTGGCGAATGCCGCGCAGGTGAATCAGGCCGCTATCCCGTATCATTTTGGTGGTAAGGAAGGCGTTTATCTGGCTGTGGCAGAACAAATCGCGGCCAATATCGGCCCTCAGATCCGTGAGTTACAGACACAGGCAGAATCACGGCTCAGTGCTGAATCGCCGCAGTCACTGCTACTGGAGATGACCTTAAAACTGGCGGAGATTGCCTTCGCGCCGGAACATCAGAAGAGCTGGTTTATCCTTCTGACCCGGGAACAATTTCACCCAACCGCGGCATCTGAAATTTTATATACCGGATTTATGCAGCCCGCGCATGACATGATAGGAAAACTGATTGCCCGTATCACGTCGGACGAAGCGGAGTCAGAGGATAATATCCTGCTGGCGCACGCCTATCTCGGCCAGCTGATTGGCTTTGCGATAGGGAAAGCCACGCTGAGTCGTCGCCTTGACTGGCCGCTTGAATTTACCCCCGCAGAATGGCAACAGGTCAAGGCAACCATCGCACGTTTCAGTCGTGCCACGATTGCCGGTATGACGCCAGGTGCAGATTGA
- the cueR gene encoding Cu(I)-responsive transcriptional regulator, whose amino-acid sequence MSAIFLTIGEMAKRSGLTAKMIRHYESLGLLPPAIRSEAGYRHYRDQDVQQLRFIRQARELGFSLPQIGELLSLWHDEQRPSSKVKQLAQEHIAVLEQKIAELTQMKAGLETLVSHCQGDDNPDCPILNELAQSDSPCCQHDAPH is encoded by the coding sequence ATGTCTGCAATTTTTCTGACCATTGGTGAGATGGCAAAACGCAGTGGTCTGACGGCTAAGATGATCCGTCATTATGAAAGTTTAGGTCTGCTGCCGCCGGCAATCCGCAGTGAAGCCGGATACCGGCATTACCGGGATCAGGATGTGCAGCAACTGCGCTTTATCCGGCAGGCCAGAGAGCTTGGTTTTTCATTACCGCAAATCGGTGAGTTACTTTCGTTATGGCATGACGAACAACGACCCAGCAGTAAGGTCAAACAACTGGCGCAGGAACATATCGCTGTACTGGAGCAGAAAATTGCAGAACTGACCCAGATGAAGGCGGGGCTGGAAACGCTGGTCAGCCATTGTCAGGGCGATGACAACCCGGATTGTCCGATCCTCAATGAACTGGCGCAGTCAGACAGTCCGTGCTGTCAGCATGATGCCCCGCACTGA
- the pncB gene encoding nicotinate phosphoribosyltransferase, which yields MPDTLCVQSLIDTDFYKLTMQQAYLHQLPNAEGVWEFRCRTDEDLTPYVAEIREQLAALADLRVTEDQLTYLRSRAPYLKDDYLAFLRLFRFNMAQLNVGIEKGCLAIKVQGPQLHVSPFEIPVMATVSEIRNRTLYPEVDEEQIRKSTRHKIQQLEQFGDSVDLSDFRFFDFGTRRRFSYRAQYIVTDMLKQALPQQFGGTSNIHLAQELHLPFLGTMAHEWLQTHQGLNYRLVDSQKAALENWVREYRGDLGVALTDVIGVDAFCRDLDRYFAKLYDGFRHDSGDPIVWGEKIIRRLEELRVDPIRKTLVFSDGLDFARAVQIYKHFQGRIQTSFGIGTWLMADFEVNKPLNVVMKMVSLGGQPVAKISDSPGKTMCHDRAFLTYLMEVFAVDAGVREHILLSAGQGV from the coding sequence ATGCCGGACACTCTCTGTGTTCAAAGCCTGATCGACACCGATTTTTATAAACTCACCATGCAACAAGCCTATCTGCATCAGTTACCGAATGCCGAGGGTGTCTGGGAATTCCGCTGTCGTACCGATGAAGATCTGACGCCCTATGTGGCTGAAATTCGCGAGCAACTGGCTGCGCTGGCTGATCTGCGTGTGACCGAAGATCAGCTCACCTATCTGCGCAGCCGGGCACCTTATCTGAAAGATGATTACCTCGCTTTTCTGCGACTGTTCCGTTTCAACATGGCTCAACTGAATGTCGGTATAGAAAAGGGCTGTCTGGCAATCAAGGTGCAGGGGCCGCAGCTGCATGTCTCTCCCTTTGAAATTCCGGTAATGGCAACGGTCAGCGAGATCCGCAACAGGACTCTTTATCCCGAAGTGGATGAAGAGCAAATCCGCAAAAGTACCCGGCATAAAATTCAGCAGTTGGAACAATTCGGTGACAGTGTTGACCTGAGTGATTTCCGTTTCTTTGATTTTGGTACCCGTCGTCGTTTCAGCTACCGGGCGCAGTATATTGTCACTGATATGCTGAAACAGGCGTTACCGCAACAGTTTGGCGGCACCAGCAATATTCATCTGGCGCAGGAACTCCACCTGCCGTTTCTGGGCACCATGGCACATGAATGGTTGCAGACACATCAGGGCTTGAATTACCGTCTGGTCGACAGTCAGAAGGCGGCGCTGGAAAACTGGGTGCGGGAATACCGGGGCGATCTCGGTGTTGCTTTGACCGATGTGATTGGTGTCGATGCTTTTTGCCGCGATTTGGATCGCTATTTCGCCAAACTGTATGATGGTTTTCGTCATGACAGTGGCGATCCTATCGTCTGGGGTGAGAAAATCATCCGCCGTCTGGAAGAACTGCGTGTTGATCCTATCCGCAAAACGCTGGTGTTCTCTGACGGGCTCGATTTTGCCCGGGCAGTACAAATTTATAAGCACTTTCAAGGCCGGATACAAACGTCGTTTGGTATCGGTACCTGGTTAATGGCCGACTTTGAAGTGAACAAACCACTGAATGTGGTCATGAAAATGGTCAGTCTCGGCGGACAACCGGTGGCGAAAATTTCTGATAGCCCCGGTAAAACGATGTGCCATGACCGGGCGTTCCTGACCTACTTAATGGAAGTCTTTGCAGTTGATGCCGGCGTTCGCGAGCATATCTTGCTCAGCGCCGGACAGGGAGTATAA
- a CDS encoding heavy metal translocating P-type ATPase, translating to MTGQKTERLMLPIQGMYCAACATRLEKVLSKVAGVSHASVNLASEKAQIESDAKIAPAAFISAVEKAGFTVPQRTVTLQIKGMHCAACQQRLEKVLNREPGVISAVVNLASEKARIQVLPDVADTQLLQAIAKAGYEGIVPDSTSNAAEQPKRDTDRDWLIVGALCTLPLLLPMIAGLWGAQVLLPVFWQFLLASIVQFGLGWRFYRGAWAALRVGSSNMDVLVALGTTAAYGLSLYQWLLQAHHAHLYFESSATVITLVWFGKWLEQRAKRQTSEAIRALQALRPEQAWVERDGVEQWLLLAMIRLGDRVRVRAGERIPVDGEIIEGSSHLDESLLTGESLPVSKQAGDKVSTGAMNGEGLLWLRTSALGEDTLLARIIARVEQAQMAKPPIQKKVDQISAVFVPVVLVLALLTVTGWYVFTGQGEAALIHAVSVLVIACPCALGLATPAAIMAGTGTAARHGILIRDAEVLEKAEKINMVVFDKTGTLTQGHPALSAQQVIGISEQQALQIAAALQQGSAHPLGIALQQAAEHQGLALPLLSEIRTVAGIGVQGKWQDLDYALVGGQGLIQRQLTPDAALQAGAEQQYQQGRTVSWLIAAEQVVAWFAFQDPPKPEAAAAIKTLQQQGIKVALLSGDNQQSVQQIASLLGIDEMAAQVLPEQKAEAVVRWQKQGFTVAMVGDGINDAPALAESDLGIAMGSGTDVAMASAAMTLMRNDPRAVADALMIARLTSRKIRQNLFWAFIYNLVALPLAVMGFLDPMLAGAAMAFSSVSVVTNALWLTRWHPAWAVIRES from the coding sequence ATGACTGGACAGAAAACAGAACGGCTGATGTTGCCGATTCAGGGGATGTACTGCGCCGCCTGTGCGACACGTCTGGAAAAGGTGTTATCCAAAGTGGCGGGGGTCAGTCATGCCAGTGTGAATCTGGCCAGTGAAAAGGCGCAGATAGAAAGTGACGCGAAAATAGCGCCGGCTGCATTCATTTCGGCAGTGGAAAAAGCCGGCTTTACGGTGCCGCAACGCACCGTGACGTTACAGATCAAGGGAATGCATTGTGCTGCCTGTCAGCAGCGGCTGGAAAAAGTATTAAACCGGGAGCCCGGTGTGATTTCCGCCGTGGTTAATCTGGCCAGTGAGAAAGCCCGGATTCAGGTATTACCTGATGTGGCTGATACGCAACTGCTGCAGGCGATAGCCAAAGCCGGTTACGAAGGTATTGTTCCGGATAGCACGTCAAATGCGGCGGAGCAGCCGAAGCGCGATACTGATCGTGACTGGCTGATCGTTGGCGCACTCTGCACCTTACCACTGCTGCTGCCGATGATTGCCGGATTATGGGGCGCTCAAGTCCTGCTGCCGGTGTTCTGGCAGTTTTTGCTGGCGTCGATCGTGCAGTTCGGTCTGGGCTGGCGTTTCTACCGCGGAGCCTGGGCTGCCTTGCGGGTTGGCAGCAGTAATATGGATGTACTGGTGGCGCTGGGTACCACGGCGGCTTATGGCTTGTCGCTCTATCAGTGGCTGTTGCAGGCTCACCACGCGCATCTCTATTTTGAATCGTCTGCCACAGTGATCACGCTGGTCTGGTTTGGCAAATGGCTGGAACAGCGCGCCAAACGTCAGACCAGCGAAGCCATCCGGGCATTGCAGGCGCTGCGTCCGGAGCAGGCCTGGGTCGAGCGTGATGGCGTGGAACAATGGTTATTGCTGGCGATGATCCGGCTGGGCGATCGGGTCCGGGTGCGGGCCGGTGAACGGATCCCGGTGGATGGTGAAATCATTGAAGGTTCCAGCCATCTGGATGAATCATTACTGACGGGCGAGAGTCTGCCGGTCAGCAAGCAAGCCGGAGACAAAGTGAGTACCGGTGCCATGAACGGTGAAGGTTTGCTGTGGCTGCGAACTTCCGCCTTAGGTGAGGACACCCTGCTGGCACGGATCATCGCCCGTGTTGAACAGGCGCAGATGGCAAAACCGCCGATCCAGAAAAAAGTTGACCAAATCAGTGCGGTATTTGTGCCGGTGGTGCTAGTTCTGGCGTTGTTAACTGTTACCGGCTGGTATGTTTTCACCGGACAAGGTGAAGCGGCTTTAATTCATGCTGTTTCTGTATTGGTCATCGCTTGTCCGTGTGCTTTGGGTTTGGCTACACCGGCGGCGATTATGGCGGGAACCGGCACTGCTGCCCGGCACGGTATTCTGATCCGGGATGCGGAAGTGTTGGAGAAAGCTGAAAAAATTAACATGGTGGTGTTTGATAAAACCGGCACGCTGACACAGGGGCATCCGGCATTAAGCGCGCAACAGGTGATCGGTATCAGCGAACAGCAGGCATTACAGATCGCCGCGGCGTTACAACAGGGGAGTGCTCATCCGCTGGGTATTGCGCTGCAGCAGGCCGCGGAGCATCAGGGGCTGGCTTTACCGCTGTTATCAGAAATCCGTACCGTAGCCGGTATTGGTGTGCAGGGGAAATGGCAGGATCTGGATTATGCGCTGGTCGGTGGTCAGGGATTAATTCAGCGTCAGCTCACGCCGGATGCGGCATTGCAGGCCGGTGCGGAACAGCAGTATCAGCAGGGGCGTACCGTCTCCTGGCTGATCGCTGCGGAGCAGGTGGTGGCCTGGTTTGCCTTTCAGGATCCACCGAAACCGGAAGCGGCAGCAGCCATCAAAACGCTGCAGCAGCAAGGGATCAAGGTCGCACTGCTGAGTGGTGATAATCAGCAAAGTGTACAGCAGATAGCCAGTCTGCTTGGCATTGATGAGATGGCGGCACAGGTATTACCGGAACAGAAAGCCGAAGCGGTTGTCCGCTGGCAGAAGCAGGGGTTTACGGTCGCAATGGTCGGTGATGGCATCAATGATGCGCCGGCACTGGCGGAATCCGATCTCGGTATCGCCATGGGTTCCGGCACCGATGTCGCGATGGCCAGTGCTGCCATGACGCTGATGCGTAACGATCCGCGGGCCGTCGCCGATGCGCTGATGATCGCCCGGCTGACCAGCCGCAAGATCCGGCAAAATCTGTTCTGGGCATTTATTTACAATTTAGTGGCATTACCGTTAGCGGTGATGGGATTTCTGGATCCGATGCTGGCTGGTGCTGCGATGGCATTCAGTTCGGTGAGTGTGGTGACGAATGCATTATGGCTGACCCGCTGGCATCCGGCATGGGCAGTTATCAGGGAGTCATAG
- a CDS encoding ABC transporter permease yields the protein MMNTHISNIWRLGIKELRSLWADRVLLVLIVWAFTGGIYSAAIGVSQELNHAPVAIVDEDLSPLSMRLSRALTPPFFNPPENIALQQMDPTMDQGRYTFAIVIPANFQRDLNAGHRPTIQINIDATVMSQSFIGASYIQQIFAAELNEYLTGKRDTSSLPIKLVSRVRFNPNLTGYWFGGVMEVINNINMLTIILVGAAFIREREHGTLEHLLVMPLTPFEIMMAKIWANSLAVLLGTTVALTVVIQGVLEVPIAGSLPLFLFSAVIYLFSAASIGIFLGTIARSMPQLGLLIILTIVPLEMLSGGVTPRESMPELVQQIMLAAPSTYFVRLAQAILYRGAGMDIIWPDLLAMIGLGAIFFLVALVRFRRAVTQTQL from the coding sequence ATGATGAATACACATATCAGCAATATCTGGCGCCTTGGCATCAAAGAGTTACGGAGTCTGTGGGCTGATCGGGTGTTACTGGTGCTGATTGTCTGGGCGTTCACCGGGGGGATCTACAGTGCAGCGATCGGTGTTTCACAAGAACTGAATCATGCTCCCGTGGCGATTGTCGATGAGGATCTGTCGCCCTTATCCATGCGTCTTAGCCGGGCTTTAACGCCACCTTTTTTTAATCCGCCGGAAAATATCGCTCTGCAACAGATGGATCCGACAATGGATCAGGGACGCTATACGTTTGCGATTGTCATACCGGCAAATTTTCAGCGGGATCTGAACGCCGGCCACAGACCCACGATTCAAATCAACATCGATGCCACGGTCATGAGTCAGTCGTTTATCGGCGCCAGTTATATTCAGCAGATTTTTGCTGCCGAACTGAATGAATATCTGACGGGGAAACGAGATACATCCAGTCTTCCGATCAAACTAGTCAGCCGGGTACGGTTTAATCCCAATCTGACCGGCTACTGGTTTGGTGGTGTGATGGAGGTCATTAACAACATTAATATGCTGACCATTATTCTGGTTGGTGCCGCGTTTATCCGCGAGCGGGAACACGGAACACTGGAGCATTTGCTGGTGATGCCGCTGACACCGTTTGAAATTATGATGGCTAAAATCTGGGCCAACAGTCTGGCGGTATTGTTAGGCACGACCGTCGCATTGACGGTGGTCATCCAGGGAGTATTGGAAGTACCGATTGCCGGCTCATTACCGCTGTTTCTGTTCAGTGCGGTGATCTATCTGTTTTCTGCCGCTTCCATCGGTATTTTTCTCGGCACGATTGCCCGCTCCATGCCGCAACTGGGCCTGTTAATCATTCTGACCATAGTGCCACTGGAGATGTTGTCCGGTGGCGTCACGCCGCGCGAAAGTATGCCGGAGCTGGTGCAGCAGATCATGCTGGCAGCGCCAAGCACCTATTTTGTCCGGCTGGCTCAGGCGATTTTATACCGGGGCGCAGGTATGGATATCATCTGGCCGGATCTGCTGGCGATGATAGGACTTGGAGCTATTTTCTTTCTGGTCGCACTGGTGCGGTTCCGCCGTGCCGTTACTCAGACGCAACTCTGA
- the tyrS gene encoding tyrosine--tRNA ligase, giving the protein MSELETALAEIKRGAEEILVEEELIAKLKEGRPLRIKLGMDPTAPDIHLGHTVILNKLRTFQDLGHEVILLIGDFTALVGDPSGKNATRPPLSEEAIKINALTYAEQAFKILDPARTRIEYNSTWLKELGATGMIKLAAKQTVARMLERDDFKKRYANGQSIAIHEFLYPLLQGYDSVALKADVELGGTDQKFNLLMGRELQKDAGQPAQCVLMMPLLVGLDGVKKMSKSSGNYIGVHDAPNDMFGKIMSISDELMWSYYELLSTRPLAEITQFKADIAANKLNPRDVKIWLAKELIARYHDEAAAEAAHNDFTQRFSKNAIPDEMPEVTVAAPAEGIAVGNLLKEAALVETTSEALRMIKQNAVKRDGEVVADGKLLVTAGTAVWQVGKRKFARITVA; this is encoded by the coding sequence ATGTCCGAGTTGGAAACCGCATTAGCTGAAATCAAGCGCGGTGCTGAAGAAATCCTGGTGGAAGAAGAGCTGATTGCGAAATTAAAGGAAGGTCGTCCACTGCGTATTAAACTGGGGATGGACCCGACTGCACCGGATATTCACCTTGGGCATACTGTTATCCTGAACAAGCTGCGTACTTTTCAGGATCTGGGACATGAAGTGATCCTGTTGATCGGTGACTTCACTGCGCTGGTAGGTGACCCGTCAGGTAAAAATGCGACCCGTCCTCCGTTGTCGGAAGAAGCGATCAAAATCAATGCGCTGACTTACGCAGAGCAGGCGTTCAAAATTCTGGATCCGGCCCGTACCCGTATCGAATATAACTCTACCTGGCTGAAAGAGCTGGGTGCGACCGGCATGATCAAGCTGGCAGCGAAACAGACTGTCGCCCGTATGCTGGAACGTGATGATTTCAAAAAACGTTATGCCAATGGCCAGTCAATCGCGATCCACGAATTCCTTTACCCATTGTTGCAGGGCTATGATTCAGTAGCTCTGAAAGCGGATGTGGAACTGGGTGGTACTGACCAGAAGTTCAACCTGCTGATGGGCCGTGAGCTGCAGAAAGATGCAGGTCAGCCGGCACAGTGTGTACTGATGATGCCGCTGCTGGTGGGTCTGGATGGCGTGAAGAAAATGTCCAAATCGTCCGGCAACTACATCGGCGTGCACGATGCACCAAACGATATGTTCGGTAAGATCATGTCGATCTCGGATGAGCTGATGTGGAGCTACTACGAGCTGCTGTCTACTCGTCCACTGGCGGAAATCACTCAGTTTAAAGCCGATATTGCCGCGAACAAGCTGAACCCGCGTGATGTGAAAATCTGGCTGGCGAAAGAACTGATTGCCCGTTACCACGATGAAGCGGCAGCAGAAGCGGCACATAACGATTTCACGCAGCGTTTTTCTAAAAATGCGATCCCGGATGAGATGCCGGAAGTGACCGTAGCTGCACCGGCTGAAGGTATTGCTGTCGGTAACCTGCTGAAAGAAGCGGCTCTGGTGGAAACCACGTCTGAAGCGCTGCGTATGATCAAACAGAATGCTGTTAAGCGTGATGGTGAGGTCGTGGCAGATGGTAAATTGCTGGTCACTGCTGGCACTGCCGTATGGCAGGTCGGTAAGCGTAAATTTGCCCGTATTACTGTGGCATAA
- a CDS encoding nicotinate-nicotinamide nucleotide adenylyltransferase encodes MSRIAVMGSAFNPPSLGHKDVVEQALTQCDQVWLVPAFRHAWGKNMAPYEYRCQMVKLFTQDLADPRVSMHAIEHKIATDKPVYSFDLLEALQAQLRPEDQLFLVIGPDNAAAFDKFYRADDIRHRWQLLVVKERVSVRSTKIRAALQHHKPVSAMTTPGVAAFLATHPMYGEASS; translated from the coding sequence ATGTCCCGAATCGCTGTGATGGGTTCCGCTTTTAATCCGCCTTCTCTGGGCCACAAAGATGTGGTCGAGCAAGCACTGACGCAGTGCGATCAGGTTTGGCTGGTGCCAGCCTTCCGTCACGCATGGGGAAAAAACATGGCGCCCTATGAATATCGCTGTCAGATGGTGAAACTCTTTACGCAGGATCTGGCGGATCCCCGTGTCAGCATGCACGCCATCGAACATAAAATTGCGACCGATAAACCGGTCTACAGCTTTGATCTGCTGGAAGCACTGCAAGCACAGCTCCGGCCGGAAGATCAGCTGTTTCTGGTGATCGGTCCGGATAACGCGGCCGCTTTTGACAAATTTTACCGGGCCGATGACATTCGCCACCGCTGGCAGCTACTGGTCGTGAAAGAGCGGGTTTCGGTGCGCAGCACCAAAATCCGGGCGGCATTACAGCATCACAAACCGGTTTCGGCCATGACCACGCCGGGCGTCGCCGCTTTTTTAGCAACACATCCTATGTACGGTGAAGCCAGCTCATGA
- a CDS encoding heavy-metal-associated domain-containing protein: MTTLHVPDMTCQHCVATITKLVQQADPQAQIQIDLSQHRVAVEGKLNNAELISLLEDAGYTPAEQ, translated from the coding sequence ATGACAACACTGCACGTACCCGATATGACCTGCCAGCACTGCGTGGCGACTATCACTAAATTAGTTCAGCAGGCCGACCCGCAGGCACAGATCCAGATTGATTTAAGCCAGCATAGAGTGGCGGTGGAAGGAAAGCTGAACAACGCCGAGTTGATCAGCTTATTGGAAGATGCCGGTTATACCCCGGCTGAGCAATAG